The Betaproteobacteria bacterium genome contains a region encoding:
- a CDS encoding GNAT family N-acetyltransferase: MSFIIRVAARTDSTALVELVRQLNEHQGDPTEHFTERTLDRDLFGPQPYLDAIVAEHAGVLVGYALAHDGYDTGWAARGMYLCDIYVVPDARRLGVGRALVAAVARRARERGRTYLWWASYPWNADANRFYEMLGAENESIVAHALTHAAFDALADDGAIIPDPEE, encoded by the coding sequence ATGAGTTTCATAATTCGCGTGGCGGCACGGACGGACAGCACCGCACTGGTCGAGCTTGTGCGCCAGTTGAACGAGCATCAGGGCGATCCCACCGAGCACTTCACGGAACGCACACTGGACCGCGATCTCTTCGGTCCGCAGCCGTATCTCGATGCGATCGTCGCCGAGCATGCCGGCGTGCTGGTCGGCTACGCGCTCGCGCATGACGGCTACGATACGGGATGGGCTGCCCGCGGCATGTATCTCTGCGACATCTATGTGGTCCCGGATGCGCGTCGCCTGGGAGTCGGCCGGGCCCTGGTTGCGGCCGTGGCGCGGCGCGCACGTGAGCGCGGCCGCACGTATCTGTGGTGGGCATCGTATCCCTGGAACGCCGACGCCAACCGTTTTTATGAGATGCTGGGGGCCGAGAACGAGAGCATCGTAGCGCATGCGCTGACGCATGCGGCGTTCGACGCGCTGGCGGACGATGGCGCCATCATTCCGGACCCGGAAGAGTAG
- a CDS encoding redoxin domain-containing protein has translation MTLAKVRTGDFGGIVRDFVLPGVDGRSYRLADVRGASGTLVAFICNHCPYVRVVVDRLVEEAHALAAIGIGTIAVMPNDTAGYPEDSFTNMQAFARACGFPFPYVIDETQDIARAFGARRTPDFLGFNARDELQYHGRLDASRTTPVLGARRELYEAMRQIAETGRGPAEQHPSMGCSIKWRE, from the coding sequence GGCGACTTCGGCGGGATCGTGCGCGATTTCGTGCTGCCCGGCGTCGACGGCAGGAGTTACCGGCTCGCCGACGTGCGCGGTGCCAGCGGCACGCTGGTCGCCTTCATCTGCAACCACTGCCCCTATGTCAGGGTGGTCGTCGACCGCCTGGTGGAGGAGGCGCACGCACTTGCTGCAATCGGCATCGGCACCATCGCCGTCATGCCCAACGACACCGCAGGCTATCCGGAGGATTCCTTCACCAACATGCAGGCGTTCGCGCGGGCGTGCGGCTTCCCGTTCCCCTATGTGATCGACGAGACGCAAGACATCGCACGCGCTTTCGGCGCGCGGCGCACGCCCGACTTCCTCGGATTCAATGCGCGGGACGAACTGCAATATCACGGCCGGCTCGATGCCTCGCGCACGACGCCGGTGCTGGGCGCCCGGCGCGAACTCTACGAAGCGATGCGGCAAATTGCAGAGACCGGCCGCGGCCCGGCCGAGCAGCATCCAAGCATGGGCTGCTCGATCAAGTGGCGTGAGTGA